ATCACGGCGTGGCCGCGCCCTCCTCCACCGGCGCGGAGCCAGCTTCGGCGGGTGCCGCTTCGGGCGTGGTCGGCGCGGCCTCGGGCGCGGCAGCGCCCTCCACCACGACCTCGGAACCCGGCCCGTCCTTCACTTCTTCCCAGTTGCCGTCTTCCTTAATATACAGGATACCCATATCCCGCCAGAATTCAAGGCGGGCGATGGTGTGGGCGATGAGCGCGCTGGTCAGGTCGTTCTGGGCGCTGGTCAGGTCGTTCTGAGCGTCCACCAGGTTGATGGCCGTGCCCTGGCCCAACTCCGCGAGCAGCTCCTGTTCGCGCACGCGCCGTTTACCCAATTCTATACTTTTTTGCGCGATCTCAAACTCCAGCTTCGCCTGCTCCAACGTCCGTCGACCGGAACGCACATCCAGCTTGATGGTGTCCTCCGCCAGTGTGAAGGCCCGCACTGTCCGCTCCTGCGCAATCAGCGATTCCCGCAGGGCGTTGCGTTCCGCCTTGCGATCCAGCGGCAAATCCAGGTTCAAACCCGCCGACCAGTCCGCCGACCGAAAGTCCAGCCGCTGAAAGTTGTCCTGGCCGATGGAATCGACGTCCGCCGCGAGCACCAGGTCGAGTCCCGGCTTAAGGGCGTTTGCCGCGACTTTGACCTTACGCGCGCTGTCTTCCACCTGGTCCCGGGAGTTCAGATAGTCGAGCCGGGAAACCAGCGCCACCTGGATGGCCTCGTCATCCGTGATCGCCGGATGGAGAATTCCGCGCTCACCCAGTTCATGAAGCTCGTTGTCGTCCAGCACCAGCTTCACGTCGGTGGGGAGTCCCAGATCGATCTTGAACTGATCCAGCGCCTGCTGGTAACTCTGCACCGAAGCCACCCAGCGGCCCCGGTTGTCCAGCGATGCCTCTTCAAGGCGGCCCAGGTTTTCCTGGGTGGATCGTCCCTCGCGCGCGAGCGCGCCTTCCCGTTTCACACTCACCAGGAAGCTCTGGTAACTCTGCCACGTATTCCGGGCAATATCCTTGCGCTGGAGCACGTTGTAATAACTGTTCACGGTGCGGACGATGAAGTCTTTGCGGAATTGGGTGAAGTCCCGAATCGCATAAAGCACATCGCGCTCGGCCTGGGTCAGGCTCTCGGCCGCAATATCGCGGCCCGCACCCTCCAGCAGCGGCTGGGTGAAGGAAGCGGCCAGCGTGGAGGCCGTTGCAGTGCCGGGGTCACCCGTGACAAAGCGAAGGAAGTTTGAAGTGAGTGTCAAGGCAAAAAGTCCGCCGCCCTTGAGCAACTGACTGACCCCGATTCGGGTCTGTCCCGAAACACTGCGCTCATGATCGATAATCGTCTGCGCTTCGTCGGCACCCGTTACCGCTCCCGCGCTTTCCACGAGATCGGCATACGCCGTAATCAAATCTGCAGGGGTACCGGTAAGGGCATCGATGGCGCTCGCGACACTCCGCGCATTGGCCACGTGCTCCGTGAGGTCCGAGGGCCCTGTACCCACCGTCGTGTCGCGCGCATAGTCCCCCGAGGCCGTGGCCGAGAAGCGCGGGCCGAACTGGTGCCGGTTCAGCGAGAGATCCAGGGCTGTGAGGTACAGCAATTCCTTCTCATTCTGGTAGGTGCGGCTGTTGCGCACCGCAATCTCCAGCGCCTTCTCCAGCGGCAGCACGGGGTATCCCGTTTCCGGGGGCAACTCCGGCGGCCCCATCGGTCGGCCCGCATCCTCCAGAACCGGCAGGCCCGCCAGGGGCTCCCAGGCCTTGTCCGTATCAATGCTGAACTCGGGTTCCATATTGGGAACGCCCGCCGACTTCTGCCCGAGGATGCCGTAAGCTTCTTTGTCCGCCGCCTCCTTGTAGTGGCTGGTGGCGCAGCCGGCGTGGAGCATGCTGGAAACCATCAGCAGACAGACGGCGCGGGATAGGGTGGATCGCGTCAACTTCGAGGTCCTTTTCAAACTATCGAGAGATCTATTCATGGCGGAGGGCCGATATGGGGTCAAGGTTGGCGGCGCGAATGGCCGGATAGAGGCCGAACACAATGCCGATGGCCACGCTGATGCCGGCCGATAGCACCAGGCTGCTCATGGTTACAATCGTGGGCATGCCCGCGAAATAGGTCACGCCCCAGGGAATCAGAAAGCCGATGATAATTCCAATCAAGCCACCGGCTACGGACAACACGACCGTTTCGATGAGGAATTGCAGGATAATCTGGGCGCGCCGCGCGCCGATGGCCCGCCGCACGCCAATCTCCCGGGTGCGCTCCGTAACCGAAGCGAGCATGATATTCATAATGCCGATGCCGCCCACCAGCAGACTGATCGCGGCAATAGAACCGAGGACGATATTGAACGTGCGCTTGGTCGCTTCCGCCTGGCGAAGAAGCGTCAGCGGAACGCTCATCGTGAAGTCCTTCTTCGTGTGGAAGCGGGTCAGCATGGTCTCCAGCGCCTTGGCCGTGCCCTCCACCTCCTCGTTGGTCCGCACCGACACGATCATTTGATGGAGTTCGACGACTTCGCGCTGGAAACTGCCCGTGGACATGACCGTCACCATGTCGCCGAATCGGCCTTTTGCGACCGAAATGGGGATGTAGGCGTCCACGTTTTCGTCCAGTGACTGGATGTCGCCCGAAGCGGCGCCTTCACTCTCCACGATGCCGATCACTTCGAAATACTCTCCGCCCAGCCGCAGCGACTGGCCGATCGTGTTCTTCGTGGCCAGCAGACGCCGCGCACCATACTCGGTGAGCACCGCCACATTGGCGAAATCGTCATTATCACGCGCCGTCATGCTACGCCCCGCGAGCAGAGGACGCTGGACCAGGTCGAACCAGAGCGGCGACGTACCCACCAGGCGCAATTCGAGGGACTTGTCATTAAGTCGCCCTTCCTTGCGAAGTGATTTAACCGGCACCACGGCGGTGACCGCCTCAAAAGTCCGCTTCACGCGCTCCACATCGCTGTAGAGCAACCCGTAGATGCTGGCGCTGCGCGAGCTGCGGTTGTTCTGGCTGCTTTCCGCCTCTTCGATAGGCTTTACCGAGTTCACGATGATGTTCGTGCTGCCCAGCTTCTTGATGTCGTCCAGCGCCTTGGCGGATGCGCCTTCACCGATGGATAACATGGCGATCACGCTCGCCACACCGAAGACCATGCCCAGCATGGTGAGGAAGGAGCGCAATTTGTGGAGCAGCAGGTTTTTTACGCCCAGCACGATGTTCTGATAGAGGTAAAGCTTGTTCATCGGCGGAGGGTCTTTACGTCTTCCACGTTGCCGTCTTTCATATGGACCACCACCTTGGCGTGGGCGGCGATATCCGGCTCGTGGGTCACCATGATCAGTGTCTTCCCCGCCTCGTTCAGGTTCGTGAGAATTTCCATCACCTGCGCGCCCGTCTTCGAATCCAGGTTACCCGTGGGCTCGTCCGCCAGGATCAGCGAGGGGTTGTTTGCCAGCGCGCGGGCAATCGCCACGCGCTGCATCTGGCCACCGCTCAACTCGGTCGGTCGATGGTCCAGCCGCTCTTCCAGGCCCACTTCCTTCGCATAGTGCTCCGCGATCTCGGCACGCTCCAGCGGATCCTTCTGCTGATAGAAGAGGGGCAGGGCGATATTTTCCCGCACCGTGAGCTGCGGAATCAGATTGAAACTCTGAAAGATGAACCCGATGTACTTCAGGCGCAGGTCGCTCAGCTCGTTGTCGTCCAGCGACCCCACGTTCCGGCCTTCGAGGGTATAGGTGCCGGTCGTGGGCCGATCCAGGCAGCCGATCAGGTTGAGCATGGTGCTCTTCCCGCTGCCGCTGGATCCCATGATCGCATAGAAACCACGACGGTCAAAGTGCAGATCGACGCCGTCCAGCGCCCTGACCACGTTGTTACCCATGACGTAGTGCTTGGTCACCCGATCGAGCGTGATGATCGCCTCGCCCGGCTCGGTCGCAACGGCCGCCTCCATCAAACTACTGGGATTGGCTGTCACGATTAGCCCTTTCCTGACGACGCTTTTCCCACGCCTCCCGCTCTTCGGGGCTCATGTTCTTCATGCGCTCTTCGCGCATTTTCTCGCGCTCTTCCGGCGTCATGTTCTGGAAGCGCTCGCGCATCTTGGCGCGCTCTTCGTCGGACATGTCGGCGCCCCATCCACCGCCGCCACCCTCGCCGCGGCCACCACCGGGGCCGGCGCCCGGAGCGCCACCGGGACCCGCGCCGCCGCCCGGACCCTCGCCACCGCGGCCACCCGGAGGGACAATTCCGCCATCGGCGGCCGGGGCCGGCGCACCCGACGGAGCACCCGCCGCTTCCGGAGCCGCAGCCGGCGCCGCGCCTTCGGCGGGCTTTCCGCCTTCGCCGCCGCCACCGCGACGGCCCTCGCCTCCGCCCTCACCGCCGCGAGGCGCGCCATTGCCCGCGGGCGCCGCAACCTCACGGGCGCCGATGAACTTGCCATCGTCACTGGCCGCATCTTCGGCGCTTTCAATAGCCACGGCGGCAATATCCAGCGGCGGCGTCATCAACACGTTCTCGCCCGGCTTCAGGCCGGACGCGATCTGAAGCATTCGATTGTTGTCCAGACCGATCTCCACTTCGCGCTCTTCGTAATCGCCCTCGCCCTTGCTGATGAAGGCCGTCGGCTTCCCTTTGACCATGAACACGGACTGGACCGGCACATAGGTCGCCTTGTCAAAACGCGCCACCATAATCTCCGCCTCGCACGTCATTCCCGTGCGCAACGTCGCCGTGGCGCCGTCGATATCGATCTGCGTCACGTATTCCTTCAAATCGGGGTTCATGAATGAACTCTGCGCATCGGGCAACGGGGCAATGCGCGTGATGTGACCCTCAAAGGTCGCGCCATTCAGCGCCTCGACGGTAATGCGCACGCCCATGCCCGCCTTGATCTTGTTCAGGTTGGACTCGTGCACCCGTACTTCCGCCGTCATTTCGTTGGCCGTGGGCAGATAAATCAATTCCTGGCGCTCGCGGACGGTCTGCCCTTCGTCCAGCGGCTCGTTGCGGCTGCGCCAGCCACCACCCTCGGCCGTTGTCGCGTGGATCACCAGACCGCCCGTCGGCGCGTAGATCTTCGCCTTCTTGATCTGTTCATCCAGCTTCGCCAGTTTGTCTTTCTGCCGCGAAAACTCCGATTCACCCGCGCGCAACTTCGCTTCCGCCTGCACCACGTCGGCGCCCGCCTTCAGCTCGGCGCGGCGCAGCGCCCGATCGGCCTCCTCAATCGCGCTCTGCAATTCCGTCATCTGCCGCTTGTAGGTATACTCCTTCAAAAGATTCAAAGAAGACTGGGCCAGTTCCAGATCAAGCTGGGCCCGCTCCGCGAGCGCCTTGTCCTCGTCAAATTCGATGGAGGTAAGAAAGCCTTCGTCCAGCAGACGCTGGGAGCCCTGGAGCTGCTCTTTCGTCCGGCTTTCCTCCGATAGCGCCAGCGCGATCTTCGCCTCCGCCTCCTTGATAAGCATGGGGTAGTCGCCCTCCACGTACTTCTTCAAGTCTTCCTGGGCAAACTGGGCCGCAAGTTTAGCCGCGGAAACATCGCTCTCCGCCTGATTCTTCACCACCTCCAGGTTCTCGCGATCGCTGATGAACGTCGCTTCGGAATTCTGCACCTGGATCAACTGGTCCACCCGGTTGTCCACAAGCTGGCTCGCGTCCAGCTCCACCAGCAGGTCGCCCTCCTTCACCACCGTGCCCTCCTCGATCAGGAAAATAATCTGCGCCTGCCCCTCCACCTCGTTCTTCAGGATTATCTGGTCTTTCGCCTTGATCGTCCCGGACTCCGTCACACTGATCGTCAGCGGACCCTCCCGCACCGTGAACACCTCGGACTTCTTCACCGAACCTTCGGCCGTGTCGTAGCGCTGACCCAGCACCACGTAGAGAAGGGAAAGAAACACGGCGGCACCCAGAACGATGCCCGCCGTCCGCCGGTTTTTGCCTTGAAGCAGAGGGGATCTCACAGTACATGCACCTCGTCGATGTTTTTGCCCGAAGACCCCGGGTGTCTCGGGCGACACCCGGGGTTTCAGGGCCGTCTCAATATCAGGAACGATCCATTCGAACTTACGTCTCGTCAATTACTGCGCTGCGGGGGGCGCGCCAGCGCCGGGGCCGCCTTCGGGTCCGCCTTCGCCGCGGCGTTCACGACCGCCGCCGCGCGGGCCGCGCGAGGTCTTCTCGGTCCATTCCGCCTTCTGGGCATCGCTCAGCAGCGGGGCAATCGCGTCGTCCAGGGTCTTCTTCGCCGCGCCCATAGCCGTGCGCATCCCGTCGAAATTACCGGCGCCCGCGTTGTCCTCCCGGGCTTTCACCGACGCCTTAACATAGGCCACCGTGTGGCCCAGCGCTTCCGCCTGTTTCGCCTCTTCAAGACCAAAGCCCAGAATCACGGCCACCAGACGATCCCACTGGCGCGCGTTGCCGCCCAGAATCGACGCCGCTTCCTTCGCCTGCGCCTCATCGAGGAAGGCCTTGAAAGACTCCTGCATCTTGGCCCGGTTTTCTTCCTGCGCCTTCAACATCGCCTCCCAGTCGCCCCGACCGCCGCCGCCCTCGGGACGGTTCGCTGCAGCGGCCTTCCGCGCCGCCGAATACGCTTCCGCAAGCTTGCCCGACTTCTCCGCATCCAGCTTCAGCGAAGACGCCACCGCCTGCGCCTCGGCCGCTTCCACTTTCGCCATTACTTCCGGCGACATTCCACCGCCGGGGCCACCGGGGCCACCGCCGCCAGGGCCACCACCCGGCTGAGCCATGGCGGAAATTCCAGCCACCGTAACAGCGAGAGCGCCAATCACGAGGCCGCGAAACAATGCGCGGTTACGGGTCAATACACGTTCAGACATGGTTTCAATCTCCTTGGCCGCCCACACAGGCGGCATTTGAACTCGTTTGCGCCAACACCGCACCATTCCGGGTGTCTGAAAGGCTTAGTACCCCGAGCCCCCGAAAAACTTCCCCACCAATCAAGAATTAATTCAACGCACCCTGAACGATACCTTCAAACCGATATAGAACAATGACTTACCAACAAGGTCGACTCGGTCCACCCGTTGTCAACTGTCAACTATCAACTATCAACTGTCAACTATCAACTGCCGCCCCCAATGGCGTACAACCGCGACGCGGTCCGCAACAGCAGGCGATCCGGCGTCAGCGCGGGTGTGGCCATGCCCATGTCGTTCTCATCGAGCACGTTGGAGGCCACGATCTCGAAGGCATCCCCCGCCTTGAACGCGTGGGTCACCCCGTCCTCGTTGAGACAGAAAATCAGGCCATTGGTCGCCCAGGGCGACGCCGTGTAGCCCGCCCCCTTGGGCAACTCCGCTTTTTCGTAGATGGGCGTGCCGTCTTTGGCGTTGTAGCAACTTACGGTTCCCCGGTCGTAGAGGACATAGAGTCGATCCCGATATACCAGGGTCGTCGGATTGTAGGGCGCGGCTAGATTATGGCTCCAGGCGATGAATTCGTTTGTGGTCTGTCCCTCCGCCAGAGCTATATCGCCCGACGCACCGGGCCGGATGGCGTAGATGGGGCGGTGATTTTTGTCGCCCACATAGCCCGAGCTGATGTAGAGCAGATCCCCATCAGCGTAGGGTGTTGCAATCGTGATGGAAGACATGCCCGTCAGGGACCAGAGCAGTTTACCCTCCAAATCGTAGGAGCGCACGGCATCAGAGCCGGGTGTCACGATCTCGCTGCGCACACTGTTCTTCCAGATGTACGGCGTGGACCAGTTGCTGCCCTCTTCCCGGGCGACGCGCCAGATTTCGTCCCCGGTCTTCTTGTCCAGCGCGAGGAGATAGGACGCTTCCTCGTTGTCATTGATTAGGTAAAGTCGATCGCCGTCCACGATCGGCGATGCCGCCGTTCCCCAGCTATAGGCCATCTTCTGTGGCGCGATTCGCTTGTCCCACACGGGATTCCCCGCAAGATCAAAACAGAAGAAACCCACCCCGCCGAAATAGGCGTAGAGCCGCTCGCCGTCGGTCACGGGCGTCTCGGAAGCGTAACTGTTTTTGAGATGACGCGGCGCATCGGGCTTGCCCTCGTGCACCTGCCGCTCCCACTGGAGCGCGCCGGTGGTGAGATCGAGGGCGTACACCTTCCACTGGTGAATCAAATCCGGCGCGTCCTTCCGGTCGCCGCCGAAATAGAGGCCTTTCTTAGGCTCCTCGGTTGGCCCCAGGCTTACCACGCTCGTAAGGAATACCTGGTTGCCCCACACGACCGGCGAAGACCAGCCCCGACCGGGGATGTCGGCCTTCCACGCCACATTCTCCGTCGCCGACCACGTCGTCGGCAGTTTTTCACTGTCCAGCACACCGCGAGAATCCGCCCCGCGAAACTGGGGCCAGTTCTGGGCGTGGGACGTAAAGGTCACCACGGCGGTAACGGCAAATAGTACACTGGTAGTTGAAACTCTCATTGGTGCTCCCTCTTCCCGCGTGCGTTCACACCCGGCGAGTAATTTCTGATTTCCGTGCCCTACAAATCAGACGGATCGGACGGATCAGACCGATCGGATCGGCCCGATCAGTCTGATCCGTCCGATTCTTTCCGCCCCTTACGCCAACACCTGCGTCACCACATTGCCCGCCACATCCGTCAGCCGGTAATTACGACCCTGATGTCGATAGGTAAGTTTCGTGTGATCCACTCCGAGACAATGCAGAATCGTCGCCTGCAAATCATGCACATGGATCGGATCGCGCACAACCTGATAGCCCAGTTCGTCCGTCTCGCCGATGATTGCGCCGCTCTTGACGCCGCCGCCCGCCATCCACATGCTGAAAGAGAAGGGATGGTGATCCCGGCCTTCCTTGCCCGGCGTATTACCGCGTCGCACCTCGTTCATGGGCGTTCGGCCGAACTCGCCACCCCAGATCACCAACGTCTCGTCCAGCATGCCCCGCTGCTTCAGATCTCGGATGAGCGCTGCGCAGGGTTGGTCCGTCATATCGCAATTAATCTTCAGGTTGACGTTTAGATCAGAATGATCGTCCCACGTCGAGTGGTACAACTGTACAAAGCGCACGCCCTTCTCCACCATGCGCCGCGCGAGAAGACAGTTCGTCCCGAAGGGCCGCGTGGTTTCG
This window of the Candidatus Hydrogenedentota bacterium genome carries:
- a CDS encoding PQQ-binding-like beta-propeller repeat protein; translation: MRVSTTSVLFAVTAVVTFTSHAQNWPQFRGADSRGVLDSEKLPTTWSATENVAWKADIPGRGWSSPVVWGNQVFLTSVVSLGPTEEPKKGLYFGGDRKDAPDLIHQWKVYALDLTTGALQWERQVHEGKPDAPRHLKNSYASETPVTDGERLYAYFGGVGFFCFDLAGNPVWDKRIAPQKMAYSWGTAASPIVDGDRLYLINDNEEASYLLALDKKTGDEIWRVAREEGSNWSTPYIWKNSVRSEIVTPGSDAVRSYDLEGKLLWSLTGMSSITIATPYADGDLLYISSGYVGDKNHRPIYAIRPGASGDIALAEGQTTNEFIAWSHNLAAPYNPTTLVYRDRLYVLYDRGTVSCYNAKDGTPIYEKAELPKGAGYTASPWATNGLIFCLNEDGVTHAFKAGDAFEIVASNVLDENDMGMATPALTPDRLLLRTASRLYAIGGGS
- a CDS encoding efflux RND transporter periplasmic adaptor subunit, with product MRSPLLQGKNRRTAGIVLGAAVFLSLLYVVLGQRYDTAEGSVKKSEVFTVREGPLTISVTESGTIKAKDQIILKNEVEGQAQIIFLIEEGTVVKEGDLLVELDASQLVDNRVDQLIQVQNSEATFISDRENLEVVKNQAESDVSAAKLAAQFAQEDLKKYVEGDYPMLIKEAEAKIALALSEESRTKEQLQGSQRLLDEGFLTSIEFDEDKALAERAQLDLELAQSSLNLLKEYTYKRQMTELQSAIEEADRALRRAELKAGADVVQAEAKLRAGESEFSRQKDKLAKLDEQIKKAKIYAPTGGLVIHATTAEGGGWRSRNEPLDEGQTVRERQELIYLPTANEMTAEVRVHESNLNKIKAGMGVRITVEALNGATFEGHITRIAPLPDAQSSFMNPDLKEYVTQIDIDGATATLRTGMTCEAEIMVARFDKATYVPVQSVFMVKGKPTAFISKGEGDYEEREVEIGLDNNRMLQIASGLKPGENVLMTPPLDIAAVAIESAEDAASDDGKFIGAREVAAPAGNGAPRGGEGGGEGRRGGGGEGGKPAEGAAPAAAPEAAGAPSGAPAPAADGGIVPPGGRGGEGPGGGAGPGGAPGAGPGGGRGEGGGGGWGADMSDEERAKMRERFQNMTPEEREKMREERMKNMSPEEREAWEKRRQERANRDSQSQ
- a CDS encoding TolC family protein, with product MTRSTLSRAVCLLMVSSMLHAGCATSHYKEAADKEAYGILGQKSAGVPNMEPEFSIDTDKAWEPLAGLPVLEDAGRPMGPPELPPETGYPVLPLEKALEIAVRNSRTYQNEKELLYLTALDLSLNRHQFGPRFSATASGDYARDTTVGTGPSDLTEHVANARSVASAIDALTGTPADLITAYADLVESAGAVTGADEAQTIIDHERSVSGQTRIGVSQLLKGGGLFALTLTSNFLRFVTGDPGTATASTLAASFTQPLLEGAGRDIAAESLTQAERDVLYAIRDFTQFRKDFIVRTVNSYYNVLQRKDIARNTWQSYQSFLVSVKREGALAREGRSTQENLGRLEEASLDNRGRWVASVQSYQQALDQFKIDLGLPTDVKLVLDDNELHELGERGILHPAITDDEAIQVALVSRLDYLNSRDQVEDSARKVKVAANALKPGLDLVLAADVDSIGQDNFQRLDFRSADWSAGLNLDLPLDRKAERNALRESLIAQERTVRAFTLAEDTIKLDVRSGRRTLEQAKLEFEIAQKSIELGKRRVREQELLAELGQGTAINLVDAQNDLTSAQNDLTSALIAHTIARLEFWRDMGILYIKEDGNWEEVKDGPGSEVVVEGAAAPEAAPTTPEAAPAEAGSAPVEEGAATP
- a CDS encoding ABC transporter permease — protein: MLGMVFGVASVIAMLSIGEGASAKALDDIKKLGSTNIIVNSVKPIEEAESSQNNRSSRSASIYGLLYSDVERVKRTFEAVTAVVPVKSLRKEGRLNDKSLELRLVGTSPLWFDLVQRPLLAGRSMTARDNDDFANVAVLTEYGARRLLATKNTIGQSLRLGGEYFEVIGIVESEGAASGDIQSLDENVDAYIPISVAKGRFGDMVTVMSTGSFQREVVELHQMIVSVRTNEEVEGTAKALETMLTRFHTKKDFTMSVPLTLLRQAEATKRTFNIVLGSIAAISLLVGGIGIMNIMLASVTERTREIGVRRAIGARRAQIILQFLIETVVLSVAGGLIGIIIGFLIPWGVTYFAGMPTIVTMSSLVLSAGISVAIGIVFGLYPAIRAANLDPISALRHE
- a CDS encoding ABC transporter ATP-binding protein; the encoded protein is MEAAVATEPGEAIITLDRVTKHYVMGNNVVRALDGVDLHFDRRGFYAIMGSSGSGKSTMLNLIGCLDRPTTGTYTLEGRNVGSLDDNELSDLRLKYIGFIFQSFNLIPQLTVRENIALPLFYQQKDPLERAEIAEHYAKEVGLEERLDHRPTELSGGQMQRVAIARALANNPSLILADEPTGNLDSKTGAQVMEILTNLNEAGKTLIMVTHEPDIAAHAKVVVHMKDGNVEDVKTLRR